The following coding sequences lie in one Arabidopsis thaliana chromosome 3, partial sequence genomic window:
- a CDS encoding GDSL-like Lipase/Acylhydrolase superfamily protein (GDSL-like Lipase/Acylhydrolase superfamily protein; FUNCTIONS IN: hydrolase activity, acting on ester bonds, carboxylesterase activity; INVOLVED IN: lipid metabolic process; LOCATED IN: endomembrane system; EXPRESSED IN: guard cell; CONTAINS InterPro DOMAIN/s: Lipase, GDSL (InterPro:IPR001087); BEST Arabidopsis thaliana protein match is: alpha-fucosidase 1 (TAIR:AT1G67830.1); Has 3218 Blast hits to 3172 proteins in 104 species: Archae - 0; Bacteria - 74; Metazoa - 0; Fungi - 6; Plants - 3136; Viruses - 0; Other Eukaryotes - 2 (source: NCBI BLink).), with amino-acid sequence METNLLLVKCVLLASCLIHPRACSPSCNFPAIFNFGDSNSDTGGLSASFGQAPYPNGQTFFHSPSGRFSDGRLIIDFIAEELGLPYLNAFLDSIGSNFSHGANFATAGSTVRPPNATIAQSGVSPISLDVQLVQFSDFITRSQLIRNRGGVFKKLLPKKEYFSQALYTFDIGQNDLTAGLKLNMTSDQIKAYIPDVHDQLSNVIRKVYSKGGRRFWIHNTAPLGCLPYVLDRFPVPASQIDNHGCAIPRNEIARYYNSELKRRVIELRKELSEAAFTYVDIYSIKLTLITQAKKLGFRYPLVACCGHGGKYNFNKLIKCGAKVMIKGKEIVLAKSCNDVSFRVSWDGIHFTETTNSWIFQQINDGAFSDPPLPVKSACTR; translated from the exons ATGGAAACTAATCTCTTGTTGGTAAAGTGTGTCTTATTAGCATCATGTCTCATACATCCCCGTGCTTGCTCTCCTTCTTGCAATTTCCCGGCGATATTCAACTTCGGCGACTCTAACTCCGACACAGGTGGCCTTTCTGCCTCTTTCGGACAAGCCCCTTACCCAAATGGCCAAACCTTCTTCCACTCCCCTTCCGGTCGTTTCTCAGATGGTCGACTCATCATTGACTTCATAG CGGAGGAGTTAGGTTTACCATACCTAAATGCTTTCTTAGACTCCATCGGTTCAAACTTCAGCCATGGTGCCAATTTCGCCACCGCTGGCTCCACCGTCCGGCCACCAAACGCAACCATCGCTCAGAGCGGTGTGAGTCCAATCTCTCTCGACGTTCAATTGGTCCAATTCTCCGATTTCATCACACGATCACAACTCATTCGCAATCGAG GTGGAGTGTTTAAGAAATTGCTTCCCAAGAAAGAGTATTTCTCTCAAGCATTGTACACATTCGACATCGGTCAGAACGATCTCACCGCTGGACTAAAACTTAACATGACTTCAGATCAAATCAAGGCTTATATACCAGATGTTCATGATCAGCTCTCTAACGTCATTCGT AAGGTGTATAgtaaaggaggaagaagattttggATACACAACACAGCTCCACTTGGTTGTTTACCTTATGTTTTAGACCGGTTCCCAGTACCGGCTTCTCAAATCGACAATCACGGTTGTGCAATTCCGCGTAATGAGATTGCTCGATACTATAACTCTGAACTTAAAAGAAGAGTGATTGAGTTGAGAAAAGAGCTCTCTGAAGCTGCGTTTACTTATGTTGATATCTACTCTATCAAGCTTACTCTCATCACTCAAGCCAAGAAACTCG gttttaggtaTCCTTTGGTGGCTTGTTGTGGACATGGTGGGAAGTACAATTTCAACAAGCTTATTAAATGTGGAGCTAAAGTTATGATCAAAGGGAAAGAGATTGTGCTTGCTAAGTCTTGTAACGATGTGTCGTTTAGAGTTAGCTGGGACGGTATACATTTCACTGAAACGACAAACAGTTGGATCTTTCAGCAAATAAACGACGGGGCGTTTTCGGATCCTCCTCTTCCTGTGAAGTCTGCCTGCACCAGATAG
- the TRM11 gene encoding tRNA modification 11 protein (methyltransferases;nucleic acid binding; FUNCTIONS IN: methyltransferase activity, nucleic acid binding; INVOLVED IN: methylation; LOCATED IN: endomembrane system; EXPRESSED IN: 22 plant structures; EXPRESSED DURING: 13 growth stages; CONTAINS InterPro DOMAIN/s: Putative RNA methylase (InterPro:IPR000241), tRNA guanosine-2'-O-methyltransferase, TRM11 (InterPro:IPR016691), DNA methylase, N-6 adenine-specific, conserved site (InterPro:IPR002052); Has 597 Blast hits to 588 proteins in 280 species: Archae - 150; Bacteria - 5; Metazoa - 158; Fungi - 132; Plants - 50; Viruses - 0; Other Eukaryotes - 102 (source: NCBI BLink).), producing the protein MWFLCVFYHRLLDFRKPEVEALAELFGEEIAENESLQWRLPENHHNDTPFHFVQLSSEEIARNIAKRSILVKGMYELWGEGTCYEELKDSIQSYPDSRKLPFLTSDSTFRISVETFGKALTFDEQKDRIQSFTYIPFEGRVNLKNPDHNFFLMEMIESEENNGLQPILQRRIFFGREVGFADRKLLPTFQLKSRTYLGPTAMDAEMAFLMANQAKATSGKLVYDPFVGTGSILVSAARFGAMTMGADIDIRVVRDGRGPDCNVWSNFKQYGLPMPVALLRMDNNVPPWRSGLKEIFDAIICDPPYGVRAGGRKSGGRKILRGTVDPYTVPDDKRTDHIPSTGAYSLVECVHDLLHLAARMLVMKGRLVFFFPVLRDETGSEVKFPEHPCFKLVAVSEQILSSRYSRVLLTMVKVEPYSEEVEEAARLMHLEFRENHLKWLEDGNIHSSIFKPIDSSQIDTDSKAFKDPKPKYRGKYV; encoded by the exons atgtggTTTCTGTGTGTCTTCTATCACAGGCTATTAGACTTCAGAAAGCCAGAAGTGGAAGCTTTAGCTGAACTCTTCGGAGAAGAGATTGCAGAGAATGAGTCTCTCCAATGGCGTCTACCTGAAAATCACCATAACGATACTCCATTCCATTTCGTTCAACTTTCATCTGAAGAAATCGCTCGTAACATTGCTAAACGAAGCATATTGGTGAAAGGAATGTATGAGCTTTGGGGTGAAGGAACTTGTTATGAAGAGCTTAAAGACTCGATTCAAAGCTACCCTGATTCTCGAAAGCTTCCATTTCTCACTTCTGATTCAACTTTTAGAATCTCTGTTGAAACTTTTGGAAAGGCTTTAACTTTTGACGAGCAGAAAGATCGAATCCAGTCGTTTACTTATATACCATTTGAG GGTCGTGTTAACTTGAAGAACCCAGATCATAACTTTTTTCTAATGGAAATGATTGAATCTGAAGAGAACAATGGACTTCAACCTATTCTACAGAGAAGGATATTTTTTGGGAGGGAGGTTGGTTTTGCTGATAGGAAGCTTTTACCTACATTTCAGTTGAAATCTCGTACTTACCTTGGTCCAACTGCTATGGATGCTGAAATGGCTTTCTTAATGGCTAATCAAGCGAAAGCTACTTCGGGAAAACTTGTGTATGATCCTTTTGTTGGTACTGGGAGCATTCTTGTTTCTGCTGCACGCTTTGGCGCAATGACAATG GGTGCAGATATCGATATCAGAGTAGTGCGTGATGGACGTGGTCCAGATTGTAATGTTTGGAGCAATTTCAAACAG TATGGATTACCAATGCCGGTAGCTTTACTTAGAATGGATAATAACGTTCCTCCTTGGCGATCGGGGCTAAAGGAG ATCTTTGATGCAATTATCTGCGATCCACCTTACGGGGTTCGTGCTGGTGGACGTAAATCCGGTGGTAGGAAAATCCTTAGAGGAACAGTGGATCCTTACACTGTCCCTGATGACAAAAGAACAGATCACATTCCATCCACTGGTGCATATAGTCTAGTGGAGTGTGTTCATGATCTACTTCATCTTGCTGCAAGAATGTTGGTGATGAAAGGCAGGCTCGTCTTTTTCTTCCCGGTTTTGAGAGATGAGACTGGCAGCGAGGTTAAGTTCCCGGAGCACCCGTGTTTCAAGTTAGTAGCTGTATCTGAACAGATCCTGAGCTCGCGGTACAGTCGGGTTCTGCTAACGATGGTGAAAGTAGAGCCTTATAGtgaagaggttgaagaagctGCTCGTTTAATGCATTTAGAGTTTAGAGAGAATCATCTTAAGTGGTTAGAGGATGGTAATATTCACTCCTCTATATTCAAACCCATTGATTCTTCTCAGATTGACACTGATTCCAAAGCCTTCAAAGATCCAAAACCTAAGTATAGAGGGAAGTATGTGTAA
- the ATRZ-1A gene encoding RNA-binding (RRM/RBD/RNP motifs) family protein with retrovirus zinc finger-like domain-containing protein (ATRZ-1A; CONTAINS InterPro DOMAIN/s: RNA recognition motif, RNP-1 (InterPro:IPR000504), Nucleotide-binding, alpha-beta plait (InterPro:IPR012677), Zinc finger, CCHC-type (InterPro:IPR001878); BEST Arabidopsis thaliana protein match is: RNA-binding (RRM/RBD/RNP motifs) family protein with retrovirus zinc finger-like domain (TAIR:AT5G04280.1); Has 19846 Blast hits to 11644 proteins in 926 species: Archae - 13; Bacteria - 5482; Metazoa - 6891; Fungi - 1262; Plants - 3241; Viruses - 222; Other Eukaryotes - 2735 (source: NCBI BLink).), producing MSEDPEYRCFIGGLAWTTSDRGLRDAFEKYGHLVEAKVVLDKFSGRSRGFGFITFDEKKAMDEAIAAMNGMDLDGRTITVDKAQPHQGGAGRDNDGDRGRDRGYDRDRSRPSGGRGGGDCFKCGKPGHFARECPSESSRDGGGRFSSKDDRYSSKDDRYGAKDDRYGAKEDRYGAKDDRYSSKDDRYSSKDDRYGSRDGGGSRYGPDRSGERAGGRSRDGGSRGAPGGERHSRAPYDRPRAGGFH from the exons ATGTCTGAAGATCCGGAGTACCGTTGCTTCATTGGTGGGCTTGCTTGGACAACGTCTGATCGTGGTCTCAGAGATGCCTTTGAGAAGTATGGTCACCTCGTTGAGGCCAAG GTGGTTCTTGACAAGTTTTCTGGTCGCTCCCGTGGTTTTGGATTCATCACTTTCGATGAGAAAAAAGCTATGGATGAAGCTATTGCAGCAATGAATGGAATGGATTTGGATGGGCGAACTATCACTGTTGATAAAGCTCAGCCTCATCAGGGTGGTGCAGGCAGAGATAATGATGGTGACCGTGGTCGAGACCGTGGATATGATCGTGATCGCAGTCGTCCCTCTGGTGGGCGAGGTGGTGGAGATTGCTTTAAATGTGGCAAGCCTGGACATTTTGCAAGAGAGTGTCCTTCTGAAAGTAGTAGAGATGGTGGTGGAAGGTTCAGCTCAAAGGATGATAGGTACAGTTCGAAGGACGATAGGTATGGTGCAAAAGATGATAGGTATGGTGCAAAGGAGGATAGGTATGGTGCAAAGGATGATAGGTACAGCTCCAAGGATGATAGGTACAGCTCCAAGGATGATAGGTATGGTAGTAGGGATGGTGGAGGTAGTCGCTATGGACCTGATCGCAGTGGTGAACGCGCTGGAGGACGCAGCCGGGATGGTGGCAGCCGTGGAGCTCCAGGAGGTGAGAGGCACAGTCGTGCTCCATATGACCGCCCCAGAGCTGGTGGTTTCCACTAG